A single region of the Saprospiraceae bacterium genome encodes:
- the rsmG gene encoding 16S rRNA (guanine(527)-N(7))-methyltransferase RsmG has protein sequence MEVILKYFPDLSAKQIDQFKALGPLYESWNQKINVISRKDIDNLYVHHILHSLAIAKVVGFKPGAAVLDLGTGGGLPGIPLAIFFPETNFTLVDGTRKKITVVNEIKMALGLENVVGLPIRAEELKTKFDFVVCRAVTSLDKLIEWSFPLLKIKQQQHALPNGLITLKGGSIRGEIDALPKGNYVESFPISNYFKEDYFLEKMAVYAQV, from the coding sequence ATGGAAGTCATTCTCAAATATTTCCCTGATTTATCCGCCAAGCAAATAGATCAGTTCAAAGCCCTAGGACCACTTTACGAATCGTGGAACCAAAAAATAAATGTTATTTCCAGAAAAGATATTGACAATCTTTATGTCCATCATATCCTCCATTCGCTTGCAATAGCCAAAGTCGTTGGTTTTAAACCAGGTGCTGCCGTTCTCGATTTGGGTACCGGAGGCGGATTGCCAGGTATCCCCCTGGCTATTTTTTTTCCAGAAACCAACTTCACCTTAGTAGACGGAACGCGCAAAAAAATAACGGTTGTCAACGAAATAAAAATGGCACTCGGGCTAGAAAATGTAGTAGGACTGCCTATTCGGGCAGAAGAGCTAAAAACTAAGTTTGATTTTGTCGTTTGCAGAGCCGTTACCAGCTTGGACAAATTAATTGAATGGAGCTTTCCGCTGCTCAAAATCAAACAACAACAACATGCTTTACCCAATGGCCTAATTACCTTGAAAGGGGGGAGTATCAGAGGAGAAATCGATGCCCTTCCCAAGGGTAATTATGTTGAGTCATTTCCTATTTCAAACTACTTCAAAGAAGACTATTTTCTGGAAAAAATGGCAGTTTATGCACAGGTTTAA
- a CDS encoding DUF4249 domain-containing protein, producing the protein MKTQCLLYIIISFFLFTACEKTIVLDPGQTRELVVIEGLVTNEMAKHQVKITKTLGFNSTGESAGVSNATVSVSDDLGKIIVFAELQPGIYRASEAFAGEIGRTYTLTVAYEDQWFTASELLSAMGNVDTLLTQINPEEQANPEEEGRFYDILVYMNEPQETENFYLAKFFRNGELENFNGDEVFVFDDVAISAELNALPGPIYYAKGDIARTELYSLSRRAYRFYNDLYANVTNDGGMFSSQPANVSTNIEGGAIGYFQVSAIDIDEIVVE; encoded by the coding sequence ATGAAAACGCAATGCTTGCTTTATATAATTATTAGTTTTTTTCTTTTCACTGCCTGCGAGAAAACCATTGTATTGGATCCAGGTCAGACCCGGGAATTGGTGGTTATAGAAGGTCTGGTTACCAATGAAATGGCGAAGCACCAAGTCAAAATAACTAAAACGCTGGGTTTTAATAGTACCGGTGAATCAGCGGGCGTTTCCAATGCAACAGTCAGCGTCAGCGACGACTTGGGGAAAATCATAGTCTTCGCTGAATTACAACCAGGCATATATCGGGCGAGTGAAGCTTTTGCTGGTGAAATTGGTCGGACTTACACCCTGACCGTTGCTTATGAAGACCAATGGTTTACGGCTTCGGAATTATTAAGTGCTATGGGGAATGTCGATACGCTTTTGACGCAAATTAATCCAGAAGAACAAGCCAATCCAGAAGAAGAAGGTCGGTTTTACGATATCTTGGTCTATATGAATGAGCCACAGGAGACCGAAAATTTTTACTTGGCTAAATTTTTTCGAAATGGTGAGTTGGAAAACTTCAACGGCGATGAAGTTTTTGTTTTCGATGATGTCGCCATTAGTGCAGAATTGAATGCACTCCCTGGCCCTATTTATTATGCTAAGGGCGATATTGCACGGACAGAACTGTACAGTCTTAGCCGAAGGGCTTATCGTTTCTATAATGATTTATATGCGAACGTGACAAATGACGGTGGAATGTTTTCTAGTCAACCTGCCAATGTCAGTACAAATATTGAAGGAGGTGCAATTGGTTACTTTCAAGTCTCAGCTATAGATATTGATGAAATTGTGGTAGAATAG
- a CDS encoding DUF2911 domain-containing protein, which yields MKKVSLAIGLLFFALQLVIAQDVMVRPNSKQLSRKEVAEKKSPMSASFMKKGDAYARVVYNQPHLRGRNMLGDKEPFGKVWRLGANESTELFITADLEIGGKTLSKGAYSVFAIPEADKWTLIFNSDLGQWGGYSYNAEKDVLRVDVPTQKTDDPFEAFTIWFSEDGSALNMAWGTTHISAPVAFK from the coding sequence ATGAAAAAAGTGTCTTTAGCTATCGGGTTGCTATTTTTTGCGCTGCAACTAGTCATTGCGCAAGACGTTATGGTTCGCCCAAATTCCAAGCAATTGTCTCGAAAAGAAGTGGCTGAAAAGAAAAGCCCAATGAGTGCCAGTTTTATGAAAAAAGGAGATGCTTATGCCAGGGTGGTTTATAATCAGCCTCATTTGAGAGGCCGTAATATGCTTGGCGATAAGGAACCTTTCGGTAAAGTTTGGCGTTTGGGAGCAAATGAATCAACGGAGCTATTTATTACGGCTGATTTGGAAATTGGTGGTAAAACCCTTAGCAAAGGAGCCTATTCTGTTTTTGCTATTCCAGAAGCAGATAAGTGGACTTTAATTTTCAATAGCGACCTCGGCCAATGGGGTGGCTATAGCTACAATGCCGAAAAAGATGTCCTTCGTGTAGATGTACCTACGCAAAAAACAGATGATCCTTTCGAAGCCTTTACCATTTGGTTTAGTGAGGATGGCTCGGCTTTAAATATGGCCTGGGGGACCACACATATCAGTGCACCTGTTGCCTTTAAATAG
- a CDS encoding RNA pseudouridine synthase, producing the protein MEKSRIGDQVLYKNNQLIAFNKPATIPVQSDQTGSQSLLSLGEAYCHHPLHLIHRLDRPATGVVLLAKNAKALAHLNEQFKNRTVTKTYLAVVKNRPPKEADQIQHFLMKNGTTNKTSVSNTDIKGTKEALLNYRVLGSSDHYHLLEIQLLTGRHHQVRAQLAAIKCPIKGDVKYGFRRANKDRSIHLHAWKLMFHHPVTAEQETIVAPPPPDPVWDAFRMLLAD; encoded by the coding sequence ATGGAAAAAAGTAGAATCGGCGATCAGGTATTATACAAAAATAATCAATTGATTGCCTTCAACAAGCCAGCAACCATCCCCGTTCAATCTGATCAAACGGGGAGCCAGTCCTTGTTGTCCCTTGGAGAGGCTTACTGCCATCACCCTTTGCATCTTATTCATCGGCTCGACCGCCCCGCAACAGGTGTTGTACTATTGGCTAAAAATGCCAAAGCCCTGGCCCATTTGAATGAACAATTCAAAAACCGAACGGTTACAAAAACCTATTTGGCTGTGGTCAAAAATCGACCGCCAAAAGAAGCGGATCAAATCCAACATTTTTTGATGAAGAATGGGACGACCAACAAGACGAGTGTTTCAAATACGGACATCAAGGGGACCAAAGAGGCTTTGTTAAACTACCGTGTTCTGGGTAGCAGCGATCATTATCATTTGTTAGAAATCCAGCTCTTGACAGGTCGCCATCACCAGGTTCGGGCTCAATTAGCAGCCATCAAATGCCCCATAAAAGGGGATGTCAAATATGGCTTCCGTCGAGCCAATAAAGATAGATCAATTCACTTGCATGCCTGGAAATTGATGTTTCATCACCCCGTCACAGCTGAACAAGAAACAATCGTAGCGCCACCTCCGCCAGACCCTGTTTGGGATGCATTTCGCATGCTATTAGCGGATTAA
- a CDS encoding Hsp20/alpha crystallin family protein, protein MTDHKSHHRPFFNIPKFFEEAFGKDFKDWTSDAWYNFGIYIPAANIKELKDAFELEMTAPGREKIDFAIKFENDRLSISVAKKSIAPEDEERYTRKEFAYPAFRRQFDFPRLTVNQAAIKASYENGILKIVLPKREEATRPDFQEIKVD, encoded by the coding sequence ATGACTGATCACAAATCACATCACCGTCCATTTTTTAATATTCCCAAATTCTTTGAAGAAGCCTTTGGAAAAGATTTCAAGGACTGGACTTCAGATGCCTGGTATAACTTTGGTATTTACATTCCGGCTGCTAATATCAAGGAACTGAAAGACGCTTTTGAATTGGAAATGACAGCTCCAGGTAGGGAAAAAATAGATTTTGCGATTAAATTCGAAAATGATCGCCTTTCCATTTCGGTTGCTAAAAAATCGATTGCCCCGGAAGACGAAGAGCGTTATACTCGAAAAGAATTTGCCTATCCCGCTTTTCGTCGCCAGTTTGATTTTCCAAGGCTTACGGTCAATCAGGCCGCCATCAAGGCTAGTTATGAAAATGGTATACTTAAGATAGTCTTGCCCAAACGGGAAGAAGCTACTCGGCCTGATTTTCAAGAAATAAAAGTGGATTAA
- a CDS encoding DUF697 domain-containing protein, with protein MQTIHQQTADTIIHNHVWFSAVPGFVPIPVLDVIGITAVQLDMVKQLCQHFECPYSEQKGKAIVMSFTGSILSRIPAYSMRSIVKTIPVVGWVLGGASLSAFAASSTYAVGQVFKEHLDKGGTLYDLNPENFKAFYKKQFDKGRNIFKSHTPEDKGPTED; from the coding sequence ATGCAAACGATTCATCAGCAAACAGCAGACACCATTATCCACAATCATGTATGGTTTTCCGCCGTTCCGGGTTTTGTCCCTATTCCGGTATTAGATGTAATAGGTATTACTGCCGTGCAACTGGATATGGTGAAACAATTGTGCCAGCATTTCGAATGCCCATACAGCGAGCAAAAGGGCAAAGCGATTGTCATGTCTTTCACGGGCTCTATTTTAAGCAGAATTCCAGCCTACAGTATGCGGTCAATTGTAAAAACTATTCCAGTGGTTGGTTGGGTACTCGGCGGGGCTTCGCTTTCTGCGTTCGCAGCCAGTTCAACCTATGCCGTAGGCCAGGTTTTCAAAGAACACCTGGATAAAGGAGGCACACTATATGATTTAAACCCTGAGAATTTCAAAGCTTTTTATAAAAAACAATTTGATAAAGGGCGAAACATTTTTAAATCCCATACCCCTGAAGATAAAGGGCCGACGGAGGATTAG
- a CDS encoding TonB-dependent receptor, with protein sequence MRYFFCFIFFFLLYFSAFSQHFSISGTVQNGNDGDTFLGATVLLAHPTDSSTIKGTVTDLEGKFELTDIERGKYLLMIQYIGFAPLSRAIVLDQDLNMGILSLEEAGTWLGEITVSGRRAMEIQQGDTVQYNAAAFKTLQDASAQSLVEKMPGISLQDGALQAQGENVVQVLIDGKPFFGKDVKAALQNLPAEVIESVQIFDKKSDKAEFSGFDDGEREKTINIITKPNRRKGQFGKSSLGYGNAERYLTGTSINLFNEDRRATVTALSNNINALDYSADPNSQGDSRIQDGIITTNRIGFSFSDDWGKKIEISGSYLYSQRKNEGNASRVRNYVLDFDPGRVYRQNSNNTRTNKDHTFDLRFDYKIDDYNKLLIRPNVSLKHDEGNSYFFGRTLSGDAPLNQTENSLLSSNYDYDFGNRLYYSHRFLKKGRNFSLGLNTGYHSNEDEGSRLADNYYYDEQEKQETLNQLTTLDRKGLSWDATISFTEPLGKKGQVELEYQIRNNLNDSDKLTYDAMEAPAGDTINMIFLLDTTLSNAFNSQYLSQEVELGYQYRAKKFQMQLEVSIQQAGLKNDQEFPMPFFITRTFQTVAPTIRLDYEFSKHKKLEIDYDTQTNAPSIGQLQDVINISNPLHLRTGNPDLDQSFSNRVRMRYRGRNPEKDRSFFMFMQTSIINNYITTSSTIAEERIILEEGIILEKGSQLSRPVNLNGNWDFRSYLNYGTSVDFIKSNVSVNGGLNYSHRPGMINEQVNFVNNSNFRIGLAISSNISDKIDFNFSTRSSYNIVENSLRPTTNNNYFNQSTRLSYDWIVWDGLVYRLDLNHRLNTGLSEDFNNSFLLLNMSIGKKLLKDERGEVSLNVYDLLQQNNSISRNITELYVEDVQSNVLKRYFMLSFTYNLRHFNSGTDMEDYKELHQ encoded by the coding sequence ATGAGGTATTTTTTCTGCTTTATTTTCTTTTTCCTGCTTTATTTTTCTGCCTTTTCTCAACACTTTTCTATTTCTGGCACGGTACAAAATGGCAATGATGGGGATACATTCCTTGGTGCTACAGTATTACTTGCGCATCCAACGGATTCGAGCACAATAAAGGGAACTGTGACCGATTTGGAAGGCAAGTTTGAGTTGACGGATATCGAGCGGGGTAAATACCTTTTAATGATCCAATATATCGGGTTTGCACCCCTAAGCAGGGCCATCGTATTGGACCAGGATTTAAATATGGGGATATTATCCCTCGAGGAAGCGGGGACTTGGCTGGGGGAGATAACTGTTTCGGGAAGAAGAGCTATGGAAATACAACAAGGCGACACTGTCCAGTACAATGCTGCTGCCTTTAAAACCCTGCAAGATGCCAGTGCTCAAAGTTTGGTAGAAAAAATGCCGGGTATAAGTTTACAAGATGGTGCCCTACAAGCCCAGGGCGAAAATGTGGTCCAGGTGCTGATCGATGGAAAACCCTTTTTTGGAAAGGATGTAAAAGCAGCCCTGCAAAATTTGCCAGCAGAAGTAATTGAAAGTGTTCAAATATTTGATAAAAAAAGCGACAAGGCAGAATTTAGCGGATTTGATGACGGTGAAAGAGAAAAGACGATCAATATCATCACTAAACCAAACCGACGGAAAGGACAATTTGGGAAATCCTCCTTAGGCTACGGCAATGCCGAAAGGTACTTAACAGGAACCAGTATCAACCTATTCAATGAAGATCGACGGGCAACCGTTACGGCTTTAAGCAACAATATCAATGCGCTAGATTATTCTGCAGACCCGAATAGCCAGGGGGATAGCAGAATACAGGATGGAATTATTACAACCAATAGGATCGGCTTTAGTTTTAGTGATGATTGGGGCAAGAAAATAGAAATCAGCGGGAGCTACCTGTATAGCCAAAGAAAAAATGAAGGTAATGCTTCCAGGGTTAGAAACTATGTACTCGATTTTGATCCGGGGCGAGTTTATAGACAAAATAGTAATAATACCAGAACGAATAAAGACCATACCTTCGACCTGCGCTTTGATTATAAGATAGACGACTACAATAAGTTGTTGATCCGGCCTAATGTCTCTCTAAAGCATGATGAAGGGAATAGCTACTTTTTTGGAAGGACCCTGTCGGGCGATGCCCCCCTTAACCAGACCGAAAATAGCCTCCTGTCTAGTAATTATGATTATGATTTTGGTAACCGACTTTACTATAGCCATCGTTTTTTGAAAAAAGGACGGAATTTCTCCCTAGGATTAAACACAGGATATCATTCCAATGAAGATGAAGGAAGCCGTTTGGCTGACAATTATTATTACGATGAACAGGAAAAGCAGGAAACCTTAAACCAGTTGACAACGCTTGATAGAAAAGGGTTAAGTTGGGATGCAACAATTTCTTTTACCGAGCCACTTGGAAAAAAAGGACAAGTCGAATTGGAATATCAAATCAGAAATAACCTGAATGACTCCGACAAGCTCACCTATGATGCCATGGAAGCACCGGCAGGAGACACCATTAATATGATCTTCCTATTGGATACCACCTTAAGTAATGCTTTTAACAGTCAATACCTATCCCAAGAGGTAGAACTGGGTTATCAATACCGGGCAAAAAAATTCCAGATGCAACTGGAGGTATCCATTCAGCAGGCCGGTTTGAAAAACGACCAGGAATTCCCCATGCCTTTTTTTATAACGCGTACCTTTCAAACGGTGGCACCTACAATCAGATTAGATTATGAGTTTTCGAAGCATAAAAAACTGGAAATCGATTATGACACCCAGACAAATGCTCCGTCCATAGGACAACTACAGGATGTCATTAATATCTCTAACCCCCTTCACCTTAGAACAGGAAATCCCGATTTAGATCAATCTTTTAGCAATCGGGTTAGGATGAGATATCGAGGCAGGAATCCTGAAAAAGACCGATCCTTCTTTATGTTCATGCAAACGTCCATCATTAATAATTACATTACTACTAGCTCAACCATCGCTGAAGAAAGGATTATATTGGAAGAAGGTATCATCCTTGAGAAAGGTTCTCAGTTATCGCGCCCGGTTAATTTAAACGGAAATTGGGACTTCCGCTCCTATCTAAATTATGGAACATCCGTTGATTTTATCAAATCAAATGTAAGTGTAAACGGAGGCTTAAATTATTCCCATAGGCCAGGAATGATCAACGAACAGGTCAATTTTGTGAACAATAGTAATTTTAGAATAGGCTTGGCGATCAGTAGCAATATTAGTGACAAAATAGATTTTAACTTTTCAACCAGATCCTCTTATAATATCGTCGAAAATTCACTCCGCCCTACCACAAATAATAATTATTTTAACCAATCGACTCGCTTAAGTTACGATTGGATTGTTTGGGATGGTTTGGTATATCGGCTCGATCTTAATCATCGCTTAAACACCGGGCTTTCCGAGGATTTTAACAATAGCTTTCTCTTGCTAAATATGAGTATTGGTAAAAAACTGCTTAAAGATGAACGAGGAGAAGTAAGCCTTAATGTATATGATTTGTTACAACAAAATAATAGCATCAGTCGAAATATTACCGAGCTATATGTCGAGGATGTCCAATCCAATGTACTGAAACGGTATTTTATGCTGTCCTTCACCTATAATCTTCGACATTTTAATAGCGGTACGGATATGGAAGATTATAAGGAATTACATCAATAA
- a CDS encoding TonB-dependent receptor — protein sequence MKRLLLGILLLGVFVGVYAQEKATLSGYIRNAADGEVLLFANVFVQELETGTTTNHYGFYSITLPQGTYTLSISYLGYQTKVFPVTLKADLSYNIDMEEGGQVLQEVIVSGKAEDESVDAVSMSRIDLPIQQIKKLPSLFGEPDVIKIIQTLPGVTSAGEGTSAYFVRGGSADQNLVLIDEAPVYDVSHLFGLFSVFNSDIIKSAELYKGGIPSKYGGRLSSLLEVTTKDGNDKHLEGSGGIGLMAARLSLEGPIQKEKASFIVSGRRSYADLIMKQIDDLDGTTVSFYDMNAKVNWKPNNKNRFFISAYDGRDNWNFNDDFKMGWGNTTATFRWNHLFSEKLFSNTTLIYSDFDYRLEDLDAADGFVWDANQREMSLKEDLTYFINPKLTLQMGYQGIYRRFSPGTIQPNSDASIFKKTALQKMFALDHALYLGTDHKVSERLSLQYGLRFTVFQQIGKGTIYTYEEPENNVNIVVKDSTVYGNFENIKVFSHLEPRFNARYRLNPQSSLKFSYQRMAQYIHLISNSTVPIPFNTWAPSSPYLDPQIADQLALGYFQNFRNNTYEFSAETFYKKAKNVTAFADNANIFFNKHLATEFRQGEGESYGLELFVRKVKGDLQGFASYTLSKATMDIQGINEGEAFAANHDRLHNLNVALTYALNKQWDLGANFTYSSGRPITLPTGKFQFDNYQVDYYTSRNGYRLPDFHRLDLSVSHEAKKNEYRKFKQSFTAGLYNVYNQQNPFTIYTRKKQDEDGNIIGDGTEKEARLVYLFGIMPYFSWNFKF from the coding sequence ATGAAAAGACTGTTATTAGGCATCCTCTTGCTGGGGGTGTTTGTGGGCGTTTATGCCCAAGAAAAAGCTACCTTAAGTGGTTATATCCGCAATGCTGCGGATGGCGAAGTTTTACTCTTTGCCAATGTTTTTGTTCAGGAATTAGAAACGGGGACAACGACTAATCATTATGGTTTTTACTCTATTACCCTACCCCAAGGGACCTACACCTTGTCCATTTCGTACCTTGGTTATCAAACCAAAGTATTCCCAGTTACCTTAAAGGCCGACTTGTCTTATAATATAGACATGGAGGAAGGCGGTCAGGTTTTACAAGAGGTCATCGTATCTGGCAAAGCCGAAGATGAATCCGTTGATGCCGTGTCGATGAGTCGGATAGACCTGCCCATCCAGCAAATCAAGAAACTGCCCTCTTTATTTGGCGAACCTGACGTCATTAAAATCATCCAGACTTTGCCTGGCGTAACCAGTGCCGGAGAAGGCACCTCTGCCTATTTTGTTCGGGGAGGAAGCGCAGATCAAAACCTGGTTTTGATTGATGAAGCCCCTGTTTATGATGTCTCTCATTTATTTGGCTTATTTTCTGTGTTCAATTCAGACATTATTAAAAGCGCAGAACTGTATAAAGGAGGGATTCCGTCCAAATACGGGGGAAGACTTTCTTCGCTGTTGGAGGTCACGACCAAAGATGGCAATGATAAGCACCTGGAAGGTTCAGGGGGAATAGGTCTAATGGCAGCGCGGCTGAGCCTGGAAGGCCCTATTCAAAAAGAAAAAGCTTCCTTTATTGTCTCCGGGCGGCGTTCCTATGCCGATTTAATTATGAAACAAATCGATGATTTAGATGGGACGACCGTTAGCTTTTATGATATGAATGCTAAAGTCAACTGGAAGCCTAACAACAAGAATCGTTTCTTTATCTCGGCCTATGACGGGCGAGACAACTGGAATTTTAATGATGATTTTAAAATGGGTTGGGGAAATACAACGGCTACTTTCAGGTGGAATCACCTCTTTAGCGAAAAGCTTTTTTCCAATACAACCCTTATTTATAGCGATTTCGACTACCGCTTGGAGGACTTAGATGCTGCTGATGGCTTCGTTTGGGATGCCAACCAGCGAGAAATGTCACTTAAAGAGGATTTGACGTACTTCATTAACCCTAAGTTAACCCTGCAAATGGGCTACCAAGGCATTTATCGCCGCTTTAGTCCGGGCACCATTCAACCTAATAGTGACGCTTCAATTTTCAAAAAGACAGCACTACAAAAAATGTTTGCCTTGGATCATGCTTTGTATTTGGGCACAGACCATAAGGTTTCGGAGCGTTTGAGTTTGCAATATGGACTTCGCTTTACTGTTTTCCAGCAGATCGGAAAAGGGACCATTTACACCTACGAAGAACCAGAAAACAATGTGAACATAGTAGTCAAAGACTCAACAGTTTACGGCAATTTTGAGAACATAAAAGTCTTTTCTCATCTAGAACCGCGCTTTAATGCCCGCTATCGCCTAAACCCACAAAGTTCTCTCAAGTTTTCCTATCAGCGAATGGCACAATATATCCATCTAATTTCCAACTCGACGGTACCCATTCCCTTTAATACCTGGGCTCCTAGTTCTCCCTACCTCGACCCGCAAATAGCCGATCAATTGGCTTTGGGTTATTTCCAAAATTTCCGAAATAATACCTATGAGTTTTCTGCGGAGACTTTTTACAAAAAAGCTAAAAATGTAACCGCATTTGCAGATAACGCCAATATCTTCTTTAATAAACACCTCGCAACGGAGTTTCGGCAAGGTGAGGGTGAATCTTATGGCTTGGAGCTGTTTGTACGAAAAGTGAAAGGGGATTTACAAGGATTTGCAAGCTACACGCTATCCAAGGCAACCATGGACATCCAAGGCATCAATGAAGGGGAGGCTTTTGCCGCCAACCATGATCGCCTCCACAACCTGAATGTTGCCCTTACTTATGCCCTTAATAAGCAATGGGACCTCGGGGCTAATTTCACCTACTCCAGTGGTAGGCCAATTACTTTACCGACAGGTAAATTTCAGTTTGATAATTATCAGGTTGATTACTATACCAGTCGAAATGGATACCGCCTGCCAGACTTCCATCGCTTGGATCTATCCGTGTCTCATGAAGCTAAGAAGAATGAATACCGAAAATTTAAGCAATCGTTTACGGCAGGTCTCTATAATGTGTATAATCAGCAAAATCCCTTTACGATCTATACCCGTAAAAAGCAGGATGAGGATGGTAATATCATTGGTGATGGTACAGAGAAAGAAGCCCGATTGGTATACTTATTTGGCATTATGCCTTATTTCAGCTGGAACTTCAAATTTTAA